In Mycetocola zhujimingii, one DNA window encodes the following:
- a CDS encoding Ppx/GppA phosphatase family protein, producing MTRVAAIDCGTNSIRLLIADVERGRLTDVVRTLEIVRLGQGVDRTGRFAADALDRTLAVTRRYAELCREHGVERLRFVATSATRDAANRDDFLGQVREILGVEPEVIDGREEAELSFTGALSALDPADRDEGMRLVVDLGGGSTELVLGDSHPVSAVSMDVGSVRLTERHSPGDPMSEAEMDALAGDVRSALEEAGRVVDLAAASVVLGVAGTVTTITAHALRLPGYDPVAINGTRLPLDAVLAACDELVRMPREQRAALPYLVEGRVDVLPAGAVIWAEVLRWVRDLTEASGHPLTDVLTSEHDILDGVALALE from the coding sequence ATGACCCGAGTCGCCGCCATCGACTGCGGAACCAACTCGATCCGCCTGCTCATCGCCGATGTCGAGCGGGGGCGTCTGACCGACGTGGTCAGGACCCTGGAAATCGTGCGGCTCGGCCAGGGCGTCGACCGGACCGGCCGTTTCGCTGCCGACGCGCTCGACCGCACGCTCGCCGTCACCCGCCGCTATGCCGAGCTGTGCCGCGAGCACGGGGTTGAGCGGTTGCGATTCGTTGCGACGAGTGCGACCCGGGATGCCGCCAATCGCGACGACTTCCTGGGCCAGGTTCGCGAGATCCTCGGGGTGGAACCCGAGGTCATCGACGGTCGCGAGGAGGCTGAACTGTCGTTCACCGGCGCCCTCAGTGCCCTCGACCCTGCTGATCGCGATGAGGGGATGCGCCTCGTCGTCGACCTCGGCGGTGGCTCAACAGAACTGGTCCTCGGTGATTCGCACCCGGTGTCCGCGGTGTCGATGGATGTCGGGTCGGTGCGGCTCACCGAGCGGCATTCGCCCGGCGACCCGATGTCTGAAGCGGAAATGGATGCGCTCGCCGGCGACGTGCGCTCCGCCCTCGAGGAGGCGGGCCGCGTCGTCGACCTGGCGGCGGCATCCGTGGTTCTCGGTGTTGCGGGAACCGTCACGACGATCACAGCGCACGCGCTCCGCCTGCCCGGTTATGACCCGGTGGCGATCAACGGGACCCGACTGCCCCTCGACGCCGTGCTCGCCGCGTGTGACGAGCTGGTGCGGATGCCGCGGGAACAACGCGCTGCCCTCCCGTATCTGGTCGAGGGTCGGGTGGATGTTCTTCCGGCTGGCGCGGTGATCTGGGCGGAGGTGCTTCGCTGGGTGAGAGATCTCACCGAAGCCAGCGGGCATCCGCTGACCGATGTGCTCACGAGCGAACATGACATCCTCGACGGAGTGGCCCTCGCGCTCGAGTAG
- a CDS encoding class I SAM-dependent methyltransferase, with product MTTAHHQDALDDQTRRLVGALHGRVLEIGAGNGENFDILASGIDWVGLEPNPKRLDELAYEADRNGHSTPPLNAKAENIPLPDASVDAVLGTLVLCSVTDTDRVLAEVERVLKPGGSFVFVEHVGAPPRTWRRVAQRIAAPFMKLAAGGCDPVRDTESRIRASRLAVTEIEHYDLPGTLGVSVPFIAGRAVKPVESVTPPGSAQPV from the coding sequence ATGACCACAGCACACCACCAGGACGCACTCGACGACCAGACCCGCCGTCTCGTCGGCGCGCTTCACGGCCGCGTGCTCGAAATCGGCGCCGGCAACGGCGAGAACTTCGACATTCTCGCCAGCGGGATCGACTGGGTCGGCCTCGAACCGAACCCCAAGCGGCTCGACGAACTCGCCTATGAGGCCGACCGCAACGGCCATAGCACTCCGCCCCTGAACGCGAAGGCCGAGAACATCCCCCTCCCGGATGCCAGCGTCGACGCCGTTCTCGGAACCCTCGTCCTGTGCTCGGTCACCGACACCGATCGCGTGCTCGCCGAGGTCGAGCGGGTGCTCAAGCCGGGCGGCTCCTTCGTTTTCGTCGAACACGTCGGAGCGCCACCCCGCACCTGGCGCCGCGTCGCCCAGCGGATCGCCGCCCCGTTCATGAAGCTCGCCGCCGGCGGGTGCGATCCTGTCCGCGACACCGAATCCCGGATCCGCGCCTCCCGCCTCGCCGTGACCGAGATCGAGCACTACGACCTGCCCGGCACGCTCGGCGTCAGCGTGCCGTTCATCGCCGGCCGCGCCGTCAAACCGGTCGAGTCGGTCACACCGCCCGGGTCAGCGCAACCCGTATAG